The following coding sequences lie in one Arachis hypogaea cultivar Tifrunner chromosome 4, arahy.Tifrunner.gnm2.J5K5, whole genome shotgun sequence genomic window:
- the LOC112794284 gene encoding probable aquaporin NIP-type, with product MPIDEIRMEEGSGAVIKSSSQSIKENGFCGSPEVVLIIQKVIAETIGTYFLVFLGCCVVVLNNVEGSEGAITFPGICVTWGVAVMILIYALGHISGAHFNPAVTISFALYRRFPPRQVPLYLIAQVLGSVLASGTLYLLFDVTDASFFGTVPKGSHIQSLVFEILTSFLLMFVVSAVTSDDRAVGELAGIAVGMTVLVDVFVAGPVSGASMNPARSLGPALVMHVYKGFWIYIVGPFSGAILGASAYNLIRFTDKPLKEIGHNTSFLKSMSKATSFRI from the exons atgCCCATAGATGAGATCAGAATGGAAGAAGGTAGTGGCGCCGTGATCAAGAGTTCGTCGCAAAGTATTAAAGAAAATGGGTTTTGCGGTTCTCCTGAGGTAGTTCTCATCATACAGAAG GTAATTGCGGAGACAATTGGGACATACTTCTTAGTATTCTTAGGATGTTGTGTGGTTGTTTTGAATAATGTAGAAGGGAGTGAAGGTGCAATAACATTTCCTGGGATTTGTGTGACATGGGGTGTTGCAGTTATGATATTGATCTATGCTCTTGGTCATATTTCTGGTGCACATTTTAATCCCGCTGTCACCATAAGCTTCGCTCTCTATCGCCGATTCCCTCCCAGACAG GTGCCTCTATATTTGATAGCGCAAGTGCTAGGGTCAGTGCTTGCGAGTGGGACATTGTACCTTCTATTTGATGTGACCGATGCTTCTTTCTTCGGAACGGTACCAAAAGGGTCTCATATTCAGTCTCTTGTATTCGAGATCCTCACTTCCTTTCTTTTGATGTTTGTTGTCTCTGCCGTCACCTCTGATGATAGAGCA GTTGGAGAATTGGCGGGAATTGCTGTTGGTATGACAGTACTAGTAGATGTTTTTGTTGCCGG GCCAGTATCAGGAGCATCCATGAACCCAGCAAGAAGCTTAGGACCAGCATTGGTGATGCATGTTTATAAGGGATTCTGGATTTATATAGTTGGACCATTTTCAGGTGCCATTCTCGGTGCCTCTGCCTACAACTTAATTAGATTCACCGATAAACCACTCAAAGAAATTGGCCATAACACTAGTTTTCTCAAAAGCATGTCCAAAGCAACAAGCTTCCGGATATGA